In Blastopirellula sediminis, the following proteins share a genomic window:
- a CDS encoding nuclear transport factor 2 family protein encodes MYQFTDEQQRLIDVWEKHTAAEFLRKDADEAVSTKTDDVILIHVPVGTGAAGKEALRSFYRDIFIPQSPPDFSLQLLSRSVTNDRVIDEFIVSFTHTVRMDWFAPEIEPTGRRLAVPHVGIVGFKGTLMCSEHIYWDQATVLMQLGLLESTLPALGDSQCDPLMEKYSVFNQLIDRSAS; translated from the coding sequence ATGTATCAATTCACTGACGAACAGCAACGGCTAATCGACGTTTGGGAGAAGCACACCGCCGCCGAGTTTCTGCGCAAAGACGCCGACGAAGCGGTCTCGACGAAGACCGACGACGTCATACTGATCCACGTTCCGGTCGGGACCGGCGCGGCCGGCAAAGAGGCGCTACGAAGTTTCTATCGCGACATATTCATTCCCCAATCTCCGCCTGACTTCTCGCTGCAATTGCTCTCGCGCAGCGTTACGAACGATCGCGTTATCGACGAATTCATCGTGAGCTTTACGCACACCGTCCGGATGGATTGGTTCGCCCCAGAAATTGAACCGACCGGCCGGCGATTGGCGGTTCCGCATGTCGGTATCGTCGGCTTCAAGGGAACCTTGATGTGCTCTGAGCATATCTATTGGGATCAAGCGACAGTGCTCATGCAGCTCGGTTTGCTAGAATCGACGCTGCCGGCCCTTGGCGATTCGCAGTGCGATCCCCTTATGGAGAAGTACTCCGTCTTCAACCAGTTGATCGATCGATCCGCCTCTTGA